A genomic stretch from Desulfotignum balticum DSM 7044 includes:
- a CDS encoding PilN domain-containing protein: MIRINLLPFRVARKRENIRQQVSIFLLSVILVIVGMTWYTLGIDRRMTQKQSEIQRLDAEISVYQKKADQVKDIKKRFKILEDKLKIIESLQFKRDEQLLLIEDLQSRMIPEKLWLESIHADESSVTLTGIAFDNPTIADFMKQLESSDLFQEIDLKQTVSKRFDGNMNLKAFELKCRKQPLAPDTQNKEGK, from the coding sequence ATGATACGCATCAATCTGCTGCCGTTCAGGGTGGCCAGAAAACGGGAAAATATCCGTCAGCAGGTGTCGATATTTCTGTTGTCTGTGATTCTGGTGATTGTGGGCATGACCTGGTATACCCTGGGGATCGACAGGCGGATGACACAAAAACAAAGTGAAATCCAACGGCTGGATGCTGAAATTTCAGTGTATCAAAAAAAGGCGGACCAGGTCAAAGATATTAAAAAACGGTTCAAAATCCTGGAAGACAAATTAAAAATCATTGAATCCCTTCAGTTTAAACGCGATGAACAGCTGCTGTTGATAGAAGATCTTCAGTCACGCATGATACCGGAAAAATTGTGGCTCGAAAGTATCCATGCGGATGAAAGTTCTGTCACTCTGACAGGTATTGCGTTTGATAATCCCACCATTGCCGATTTTATGAAACAGCTGGAATCTTCAGATCTGTTTCAGGAAATTGATCTGAAACAGACTGTCAGTAAACGATTTGACGGAAATATGAATTTAAAGGCATTTGAATTGAAATGCCGAAAGCAGCCTTTGGCGCCGGATACCCAAAATAAAGAGGGAAAATAA
- the feoB gene encoding ferrous iron transport protein B has product MKKELTIALAGNPNCGKTTIFNNLTGARQKVGNWPGVTIEKKEGLLKYRQHTLRVVDLPGTYSLTPFSMEEITTRDFIINEHPDIVINIIDASNLERSLFLALQVMELGRPVLFVLNMADMAEARGMRINEKKLAALLDVPVVFTVGNKNKGMDRLIDAAIEECAAFENGKESRVIRYGNDTESCISQLEDLIHETQAMTKDSLVRWHAIKLLEADAVEKQRILTRFPQQGPHLIEVAEDCRKRIFDLFQDDFEMVITEDRYGVIAGILRETVTNTAKKRIDMSRNIDRVLTDRFLGIPVFIFFIWVMFQSTFTLGAYPMAWIESGVTGLTLWLDHLLPASMFKSMLLDGVVAGIGSVIVFLPNILLLFFFIALFEDTGYMARAAFLMDRVMHTAGLHGKSFIPMLMGFGCNVPAIMAARTLEHQKDRILTILMTPFMSCSARLPVYIVLAGSFFAHRAGTVIFALYAAGIIIAILSGRILRTLFFKGADAPFVMELPPYRMPMLKSLLIHMWDRSKMFLRKMGGVILVGSIIIWALSSFPKNITYSQDYDAVQARVQDRFTRQIKQADADQQIILNQTLASELKRIHTKKEQERVSKSYIGQLGHFLEPVFAPIGIGWQAGVAIVTGFVAKEVVVSTMGVLYGVGEAQEGQALTTALKQSGMTALSALSMMVFVLLYVPCFATVVVIYRETSLKWACFNVIYTTLVAWTLSFLVYQTGMMLRG; this is encoded by the coding sequence ATGAAAAAGGAACTGACCATTGCCCTGGCGGGAAACCCCAATTGCGGGAAAACCACCATCTTCAACAATCTGACCGGTGCCAGACAAAAAGTGGGCAACTGGCCGGGTGTCACCATTGAGAAAAAAGAAGGCCTGCTCAAGTACCGGCAGCATACCCTGCGGGTGGTGGATCTGCCCGGGACCTACAGTTTGACCCCGTTTTCCATGGAAGAGATCACCACCCGGGATTTTATCATTAACGAACACCCGGATATTGTGATCAATATCATTGATGCGTCCAACCTGGAACGCAGTCTGTTTCTGGCCCTTCAGGTCATGGAACTGGGACGGCCCGTGCTGTTTGTCCTTAATATGGCTGATATGGCCGAAGCCCGGGGGATGCGGATCAATGAGAAAAAACTGGCCGCTCTGCTGGATGTGCCGGTGGTGTTCACCGTGGGAAATAAAAACAAGGGGATGGACCGTCTCATTGATGCGGCCATTGAAGAATGTGCCGCCTTTGAAAATGGCAAGGAATCGCGCGTGATCCGGTACGGCAATGATACCGAATCCTGTATCAGTCAGCTGGAAGATCTGATTCATGAGACCCAGGCCATGACAAAGGACTCTCTGGTCCGCTGGCATGCCATCAAGCTGCTGGAAGCTGATGCCGTTGAAAAACAGCGGATTCTGACACGGTTTCCCCAACAGGGCCCGCACCTGATCGAGGTGGCGGAAGATTGCCGGAAGCGGATTTTTGATCTGTTTCAGGATGATTTTGAAATGGTGATCACGGAAGACCGCTATGGGGTCATTGCCGGCATACTCAGGGAGACGGTCACCAATACCGCTAAAAAAAGAATTGACATGTCCCGGAACATCGACCGGGTGTTGACGGACCGATTTTTAGGGATTCCCGTGTTTATCTTTTTTATCTGGGTCATGTTTCAATCCACGTTTACCTTAGGCGCTTATCCCATGGCATGGATCGAATCCGGGGTCACGGGGTTGACCCTCTGGCTGGACCATCTTTTGCCGGCATCGATGTTTAAATCCATGCTCCTGGACGGTGTGGTGGCCGGTATCGGGTCGGTCATTGTTTTTCTTCCCAATATTCTGCTGCTGTTTTTTTTCATCGCCCTGTTTGAAGATACCGGATATATGGCCCGGGCCGCGTTTCTCATGGACCGGGTCATGCATACGGCCGGACTGCATGGAAAATCGTTTATTCCCATGCTCATGGGGTTCGGCTGCAATGTGCCGGCCATCATGGCGGCAAGGACCCTGGAACACCAGAAAGACCGGATTCTTACCATTCTGATGACCCCTTTCATGTCCTGTTCCGCCCGGCTGCCCGTATATATTGTACTGGCCGGCAGTTTTTTTGCCCATCGGGCAGGGACCGTGATTTTTGCGTTGTACGCAGCCGGAATCATCATTGCCATTTTGTCCGGGCGCATCCTGCGCACCCTGTTTTTCAAGGGCGCGGATGCGCCGTTTGTCATGGAACTGCCCCCTTACCGGATGCCCATGCTCAAAAGCCTGTTGATTCACATGTGGGATCGCAGCAAAATGTTTCTGCGCAAAATGGGCGGGGTGATTCTGGTGGGTTCCATCATCATCTGGGCCTTATCCAGCTTTCCTAAAAACATCACTTATTCACAGGATTATGATGCGGTTCAGGCTCGGGTGCAGGACCGGTTCACCCGGCAGATAAAGCAGGCGGATGCGGATCAGCAAATAATTCTGAATCAAACCCTGGCATCGGAACTTAAAAGAATTCATACAAAAAAAGAACAGGAACGGGTATCCAAATCCTATATCGGCCAATTGGGTCATTTTCTGGAACCGGTGTTTGCGCCCATTGGCATCGGATGGCAGGCCGGTGTCGCGATTGTGACCGGGTTTGTGGCCAAAGAGGTGGTGGTGAGCACCATGGGGGTTCTTTACGGGGTGGGAGAAGCCCAGGAGGGTCAGGCATTGACCACGGCGTTGAAGCAATCAGGCATGACAGCACTATCCGCATTGTCCATGATGGTGTTTGTCCTGTTGTATGTGCCCTGTTTTGCCACGGTGGTTGTAATTTACCGGGAAACCTCTTTAAAATGGGCCTGTTTTAACGTAATTTATACCACCCTGGTTGCATGGACCCTGTCTTTTCTGGTATATCAGACAGGCATGATGTTGCGTGGATGA
- the pilM gene encoding type IV pilus assembly protein PilM codes for MGFNRKDHLVGLDIGSATIKAAEIQMTKKGNILKKFGMIPVVPGAIEDGRIMDMPEVADTIRTLFKSLKIREKKVAISTGGQSVIIKTINTTKVPEKDLQQTIVAEAEQYIPYDIEDVNTDYQIMGESEFSSEQINVMLVAVKKDLVAEYMALTDMAGLTASIIDVDTFALQNIYETLPGLDPEDLTLLLDVGASKTSLNILKNNISMIMQDNGSGTFQIIREIAERFETDFLSAEQILQAPVSEAPDPEIVAAIFQEAADVWCSEISDVVHAFLSNAQEDRITNIVISGGGSYIQPFLERLETQLDARVSIIEPFAGLELDEKKFSAAYISQVGPLAPIALGLALRRVDDK; via the coding sequence ATGGGATTTAACAGAAAAGATCATCTTGTGGGGCTGGATATCGGATCTGCCACCATCAAGGCCGCTGAAATACAGATGACCAAAAAAGGTAACATCCTGAAAAAATTCGGTATGATACCTGTAGTTCCCGGCGCAATTGAGGACGGTCGGATCATGGATATGCCGGAAGTGGCCGATACCATCCGGACCTTGTTCAAATCCTTGAAGATCCGGGAGAAAAAAGTGGCTATTTCCACCGGAGGGCAGTCCGTGATCATTAAAACCATCAATACAACCAAAGTGCCGGAAAAAGATCTTCAACAGACCATTGTGGCTGAGGCGGAACAGTATATCCCGTATGATATTGAAGATGTGAATACCGATTACCAGATCATGGGAGAAAGTGAATTTTCATCCGAACAGATCAATGTGATGCTGGTGGCGGTGAAAAAAGATCTGGTGGCGGAATACATGGCCTTAACGGACATGGCAGGTCTCACTGCCAGTATCATTGACGTGGATACCTTTGCGTTGCAAAACATTTATGAAACCCTGCCCGGCCTGGATCCGGAAGATCTGACATTGCTGCTGGATGTGGGGGCTTCAAAAACATCTTTGAATATTCTTAAAAACAATATTTCCATGATCATGCAGGATAATGGATCCGGGACCTTTCAGATCATTCGGGAGATTGCCGAACGGTTTGAAACCGATTTTCTGTCCGCAGAACAAATTTTGCAGGCCCCGGTATCAGAGGCCCCGGATCCCGAAATTGTGGCCGCCATTTTCCAGGAAGCGGCAGATGTCTGGTGTTCGGAGATTTCAGATGTGGTTCATGCGTTTTTAAGCAATGCCCAAGAGGACCGGATCACCAACATCGTTATCAGCGGCGGTGGTTCCTACATTCAACCGTTTCTGGAGCGCCTGGAAACCCAACTGGATGCAAGGGTGTCTATTATCGAACCGTTTGCCGGGCTGGAACTGGATGAAAAAAAGTTTTCTGCGGCATACATATCCCAGGTGGGGCCTCTGGCACCGATTGCTTTAGGGCTTGCCCTGCGCCGGGTGGATGACAAATGA
- a CDS encoding sigma-54-dependent transcriptional regulator, producing METILIVDDEKHYRLILSEVLEEEGYHSFTAASGMEALDLLKSQIIDVVLTDVKMPGMTGIDLLEKIKEINPELPVIIMTAFGSVEKAVEAMQKGAYTFILKPFENEALIAHIAKSISMYRIVQENALLRDAVQTRYQFDNIIGKSKPMQKLYEIIRKVAPTNATVLIEGESGTGKEMVARSIHYNSLRKDHPMVAVNCAAFAESLLESELFGHEKGAFTGAAALKKGRFELADKGTLFLDEIGELSMPLQVKLLRVLQERTIERVGGTTPIPVDFRLIAATNKTLEDEVANNHFREDLYYRLNVVKAVIPPLRERPEDIPLLMNHFIEKFTRESSTVNRVKGFNKEAARILCDHLWNGNVRELENVIERSVILASKEVITPADLPPRMRETPENTLDLEGIPEGVGLVETLAAVEKRMIIRAMTLSGNVQTKAARILGIGKSGLNQKLKKYNLDKELNIDGN from the coding sequence ATGGAAACCATACTGATTGTTGATGATGAAAAACATTATCGTCTCATTTTAAGTGAAGTGCTTGAAGAAGAAGGGTATCATTCTTTCACCGCCGCCAGCGGCATGGAGGCCCTGGATCTTTTGAAATCCCAGATCATTGATGTGGTTTTGACCGATGTCAAAATGCCGGGCATGACCGGTATCGATCTGCTGGAAAAAATCAAGGAGATCAATCCGGAGCTGCCGGTCATCATCATGACCGCTTTCGGCAGCGTTGAAAAGGCCGTGGAAGCCATGCAAAAAGGGGCGTATACATTCATTCTCAAACCGTTTGAAAATGAAGCCCTGATCGCCCACATCGCCAAATCCATTTCCATGTACCGGATTGTCCAGGAAAACGCCCTTCTCAGGGATGCGGTTCAGACCCGGTATCAGTTCGACAATATCATCGGCAAAAGCAAACCCATGCAGAAATTGTACGAAATCATCCGAAAAGTGGCGCCCACCAATGCCACGGTGCTGATTGAAGGGGAAAGCGGCACGGGCAAGGAAATGGTGGCCCGATCCATCCATTACAACAGTCTTCGCAAGGATCACCCCATGGTGGCGGTCAATTGTGCCGCCTTTGCGGAATCTTTGCTGGAAAGCGAGCTGTTCGGTCATGAAAAAGGGGCGTTCACCGGCGCTGCAGCATTGAAAAAAGGGCGGTTTGAGCTCGCGGACAAAGGCACTTTGTTTCTGGATGAAATCGGGGAACTGTCCATGCCCCTTCAGGTGAAACTGCTGCGGGTCCTCCAGGAAAGAACCATTGAACGGGTCGGGGGAACCACCCCGATTCCAGTGGATTTCCGGCTTATTGCCGCCACCAATAAAACCCTTGAAGACGAGGTGGCCAACAATCATTTCAGGGAAGATCTGTATTATCGATTGAATGTGGTCAAAGCGGTCATCCCCCCTTTGCGCGAACGCCCGGAGGACATCCCGCTGCTCATGAACCATTTTATTGAAAAATTCACCCGGGAATCCAGCACCGTCAACCGGGTGAAAGGCTTCAACAAAGAGGCGGCCCGGATTCTGTGCGATCATTTATGGAACGGCAATGTCAGGGAACTTGAAAATGTGATTGAACGATCCGTGATTCTTGCCTCCAAAGAAGTGATCACTCCGGCAGATCTGCCGCCCCGGATGCGTGAAACACCGGAGAATACCCTGGATCTGGAGGGTATCCCCGAAGGCGTGGGCCTTGTGGAAACCCTTGCCGCTGTTGAAAAACGCATGATTATACGGGCCATGACCCTGTCGGGAAATGTTCAGACCAAAGCGGCCCGGATTCTGGGCATTGGAAAAAGCGGGCTGAACCAGAAATTAAAAAAATACAACCTGGACAAGGAACTCAATATCGACGGAAACTGA
- a CDS encoding tetratricopeptide repeat protein — protein MAAQRVSNERKKELRQLDPLQRNILKALDFASYYKKQLLYIAGAVVVVAIVFAGVLTSFKRSENSASDRVARAMTVYRNLAEDPDAAYQAVKDDFQTVLTDYGNTDAGRMALVRFAGICMEAGQYDEAEKWFEKAYDVYGGQAGIGNFLLSSLGHVQLAKNNPEEAVRYFMQIETGESDLLKDEARFILAKIYEARQEDSNSRKMYDLIAREHENSIYADLAQSMTETVAVQ, from the coding sequence ATGGCAGCACAGCGCGTATCCAATGAGCGGAAAAAAGAGTTGAGGCAGCTGGATCCATTGCAGAGAAATATATTGAAAGCACTGGATTTTGCAAGCTACTACAAAAAACAATTGTTGTATATTGCAGGTGCCGTGGTGGTGGTGGCCATTGTTTTTGCCGGGGTTCTCACCAGTTTTAAACGGTCTGAAAACAGTGCTTCCGACCGGGTGGCCAGAGCAATGACCGTGTACAGAAACCTGGCAGAAGATCCCGACGCAGCATATCAGGCGGTCAAGGATGATTTTCAGACCGTGCTTACTGATTATGGCAACACGGATGCCGGCCGGATGGCCCTTGTCCGGTTTGCCGGTATCTGCATGGAAGCCGGACAGTATGATGAAGCTGAAAAATGGTTTGAAAAAGCATATGATGTGTATGGCGGCCAGGCGGGGATAGGTAATTTTCTGCTGTCATCCCTGGGCCATGTTCAGCTGGCGAAAAATAATCCGGAGGAAGCGGTACGTTATTTTATGCAGATTGAAACCGGTGAATCAGATCTGCTTAAAGATGAGGCCCGCTTTATACTGGCAAAAATTTATGAAGCCCGCCAGGAGGATTCAAACAGCCGGAAAATGTATGATTTGATTGCCCGGGAACATGAAAATTCCATTTATGCGGATTTGGCCCAAAGCATGACGGAAACTGTTGCGGTGCAATAG
- a CDS encoding two-component system sensor histidine kinase NtrB translates to MKNLFSSPPFLQKERPFVLVKAFTIASLIVMLAATIFIAALNAHWVRNLLLEKSKEYNSLLVENLNHQIFLRFAAPVAFKYGEIKLREPEQSRLLDAVITSTLHSFHVEMVNIYGTDNIIGYSFDKEQVGREDAGGVMYEQAMQKETTSKLIQKGSFLELLFWFPEETKIVTFAPLVQEMQLSRHEEKEVIGVIEIVRDISHDYQQVFRLQGMIVASCAGVMGLLFIVLRFVVKQGERIIEERAEERLRLEEKLRKAAHLSAIGEMTAGVSHEIRNPLGIIKSSAQLMKKKMDKLEVHSTIPDIIIEESQRLNNIITDFLDFARPRQADLRPCDINDIINKNLSFLETQIQDQEIIIHKAFHDHLPGISADPDMLYQAFLNILLNCFQSVGKNGAITIVTDYDARRVFISFADNGPGIDEDTLEKIWTPFFTTKDTGTGLGLGIVKNIIEAHNGTIRISNGKPTGAVVDIALPI, encoded by the coding sequence GTGAAAAATTTGTTTTCATCGCCACCCTTTCTTCAAAAGGAAAGACCGTTTGTTCTGGTCAAAGCGTTTACCATCGCCAGCCTGATCGTCATGCTGGCGGCAACGATCTTCATTGCCGCTCTCAATGCTCACTGGGTCAGAAACCTGCTTCTGGAAAAAAGCAAAGAGTACAATTCTTTGCTTGTGGAAAATCTGAATCACCAGATTTTTTTGAGGTTTGCCGCACCCGTGGCATTTAAATACGGCGAGATTAAACTCCGGGAACCGGAGCAGAGCCGGCTTCTGGATGCGGTAATCACTTCCACCCTGCACAGTTTCCATGTGGAAATGGTCAATATTTACGGAACCGACAACATCATCGGTTACAGTTTTGACAAAGAACAGGTCGGCAGAGAAGATGCCGGAGGGGTGATGTATGAACAGGCCATGCAGAAAGAAACCACATCCAAATTGATTCAAAAAGGCAGTTTTCTGGAACTGTTGTTCTGGTTTCCCGAAGAAACCAAAATTGTGACCTTTGCCCCCCTGGTTCAGGAAATGCAGCTTTCCCGGCACGAGGAAAAAGAGGTGATCGGGGTCATTGAAATCGTTCGGGATATCTCCCATGACTATCAACAGGTTTTCAGATTGCAGGGCATGATTGTGGCGTCGTGTGCCGGAGTCATGGGCCTTTTATTCATTGTGTTGCGGTTTGTGGTCAAACAAGGGGAAAGAATCATTGAAGAACGGGCTGAAGAAAGGTTGCGGCTGGAAGAAAAACTTCGCAAGGCAGCGCATCTGTCCGCCATCGGAGAAATGACCGCCGGTGTTTCCCATGAAATCAGAAACCCTTTGGGGATTATCAAAAGCTCGGCCCAGCTCATGAAAAAGAAAATGGACAAGCTGGAAGTGCACTCCACGATTCCGGATATCATCATTGAAGAATCCCAGCGTCTCAATAATATTATCACCGATTTTCTGGATTTTGCCAGACCCAGGCAGGCGGATTTGCGCCCCTGTGATATCAATGACATTATAAATAAAAACCTGTCCTTTCTGGAGACTCAGATCCAGGATCAGGAAATCATCATTCACAAGGCATTCCACGACCATCTGCCCGGCATATCCGCTGATCCGGACATGCTGTACCAGGCGTTTTTAAACATTCTGCTCAATTGTTTTCAGTCCGTGGGAAAAAACGGTGCCATCACCATTGTGACCGATTATGATGCCCGGCGTGTATTTATTTCATTTGCAGACAACGGCCCGGGTATCGATGAAGACACGCTTGAAAAAATCTGGACCCCGTTTTTCACCACCAAAGATACAGGCACCGGTCTGGGCCTGGGTATTGTTAAAAATATCATCGAGGCCCACAACGGCACCATCCGCATATCCAACGGCAAACCCACCGGTGCCGTGGTTGACATTGCGCTGCCGATTTAG
- a CDS encoding SH3 domain-containing protein — MKKKSCILPWVCAGMIMVMAWICPGPENAAAAERLTVKASIANMRSGPGTGHEVLWQVEKYHPFMVVEKKDTWVKIKDFEGDMAWIHASLLTSVEGVITNRTNCNVRAEPTTDSRVLFTVERGVPFKVIKRQGDWIHIEHADGEKGWIYHTLVW, encoded by the coding sequence ATGAAAAAAAAATCATGCATCTTACCATGGGTGTGTGCAGGGATGATCATGGTCATGGCATGGATTTGCCCGGGACCGGAAAATGCGGCCGCTGCCGAACGACTCACGGTTAAAGCCAGCATCGCCAATATGCGTTCCGGCCCGGGGACCGGCCATGAGGTTCTCTGGCAGGTGGAAAAATATCACCCGTTCATGGTGGTGGAAAAGAAAGATACCTGGGTCAAGATCAAGGATTTTGAAGGGGACATGGCCTGGATTCATGCATCGCTTCTGACAAGCGTGGAAGGGGTGATCACCAACAGAACCAACTGCAATGTCCGCGCAGAACCCACGACGGACAGCCGTGTTCTGTTCACGGTGGAAAGAGGGGTGCCGTTCAAAGTGATCAAACGCCAGGGAGACTGGATACATATCGAGCATGCAGATGGTGAAAAAGGATGGATTTACCATACCCTTGTCTGGTAA
- a CDS encoding FeoA domain-containing protein, with amino-acid sequence MMINTHEQEKKQFMRLFREQGLDRFDERFQVLEAFLQLDHHVSHAEIVTQLKKNGIRLNDEFVISSMEHLCRFGFASKVEFDGGEPLYEHRHLGIHHDHMICTKCGTILEFKDEALEKQQQKVAKEYGFHMLQHRMEIYGLCSACMAKRQKLVLLHKAKQGEKLKVKQLEAGRQMQLRISSMGLKIGDELEVVSNGFGGQVVIATGETRLVIGSGMAQKIWVEPVDTSADASKNGHADHSPDPESIRVLLCDMRAGQEGTIVRVSGESTLRRRLLEMGINRGTRVYVEKYAPLKDPVELVVKGYHISLRVEEAAHILLENVTTRKDKK; translated from the coding sequence ATGATCAATACCCACGAACAGGAAAAAAAACAGTTCATGCGGCTGTTTCGGGAACAGGGACTGGATCGTTTTGATGAACGGTTTCAAGTGCTTGAAGCGTTTTTGCAGCTGGATCACCATGTGAGTCACGCAGAGATTGTCACGCAACTGAAAAAAAACGGCATCCGGTTGAATGATGAATTTGTGATTTCATCCATGGAACACCTGTGCCGGTTCGGTTTTGCGTCAAAGGTAGAATTCGATGGCGGGGAACCTTTGTACGAACACCGGCATCTGGGGATTCACCACGATCACATGATCTGCACCAAGTGCGGCACTATTCTGGAATTCAAAGATGAAGCCCTGGAAAAACAGCAGCAGAAAGTGGCCAAAGAATATGGGTTTCATATGCTCCAGCACCGCATGGAAATCTATGGCCTTTGCAGTGCCTGTATGGCCAAACGACAGAAACTGGTGCTGTTGCACAAAGCAAAACAGGGCGAAAAACTGAAAGTGAAGCAGCTGGAAGCCGGCCGGCAGATGCAGCTTCGAATTTCTTCCATGGGTTTGAAAATCGGGGATGAACTTGAAGTGGTGTCCAATGGGTTCGGTGGTCAGGTGGTGATTGCCACCGGAGAGACCCGACTGGTTATCGGCAGCGGCATGGCCCAGAAAATCTGGGTCGAACCCGTGGATACGTCGGCGGATGCATCAAAAAACGGGCATGCCGATCATTCCCCTGATCCGGAATCCATCCGGGTGCTTTTGTGTGACATGAGAGCGGGGCAGGAGGGAACCATTGTCCGGGTATCCGGAGAAAGTACGCTGCGGCGGCGTCTTCTGGAGATGGGGATCAACCGGGGAACCCGGGTGTATGTGGAAAAGTATGCCCCGTTAAAAGATCCTGTCGAGCTGGTGGTCAAGGGATATCATATTTCCCTGCGGGTGGAGGAAGCCGCCCATATTCTGCTTGAGAATGTCACAACCCGGAAAGACAAAAAATGA